GAGAAAGTTGAAgggtttttccttctttttgtggCTAATAAGAGTCTGTTTTGATTCCCCATatttgttgatttgttttatattatattttataattaattaataatgaaCTTCCTTAGTCAATACGTTTCTTTTAGAGATTGAGTATAAAGACTGATTGGATTGATTGCCTTCCCTTTTCACTGACAGGTACAGGCAGCAactccttttgttttaatttttttttaaatacaaatatatacataagctttaaaaaaaaatttgagccCCCCTCAGCTGTGGGCCCCGGGCTGTAGCCCTGGTGGCCTTGGCCCAAGGCCGGCTCTGTTGTTCACAACACCTCATCCATGGCATTTGTGAGAGAAATTTCACAACAAATCAATGGCTTGgttcaaatacaaatacaacttatttctgatattttgtatgggagaaaagtaaaaatacaGAGTGTTAGCAAGGGAATGACTGAGATAGAAGAGGCCGTAAGCTCTAAAAGGGTTTTTCTTGTTCTCTACGATGTGGATCATATTAGCCAATTAGATGTGGTGCTTGGGATGAAAGTTCGGTTTTATCCAAGAAGCAAAATCATCATAACAACTACGCGTGCAGGATTGTTAAAGGCTCATCAAGTTACTAAGGTGCATGCTATTCAAACTTTGGATAACAAAGAATCATTGGAGCTCTTAAGTTGGCACGCTTTTGGCCAGGACCATTCCATAGAAGGTTACATAAAGTATTCAAAAAAACTCGTGCACCTTAGCGGAGGACTTCCATTAGCTCTTCAAGTTTTAAGTTCTTCTTTGTTGGGGGAAAGTATAGGTGTACGGAAAGTGCGTTGGAGAAATTAGAAGCCATTCCAAATGGTGAAATAGTAAATAAGCTAAGAGTACGTAAGTTACGACCCTTTGCAAGATGACCATGACCAAAAATTATTCCTCCACATTGCTTGTTTCTTTAGAGGAAAGGACAAATATTACATTGTTAAAATACTAGACGGATGTGATTTCTATACAATTTTGGGCATTCAAATTCTCATTGATAGATGTTTGATTACAATTGATAAATGGGAGAAGGTGCAGATGCATGACATGATCTATGCAATAGGAAGAGAATTTGTTCGCCTAGAATCAGAGAAGCCTTGGAAGTATAGTAAAGTATGGCAACATAAGGATTCCTTCAATATCTTGACAAAAAAGAATGCAAGGAAAATATTCTTATATGCACACATATATGTTTTTCATCTTGTTGTAAATATTTTCCAAatgtttttcccttttcttttgtaggGTACAGATACAATTGAATGCCTTGTCCTCGACATGCACATGAATTTAAAATGGTCTTGGTgccaaaagcccaaaaaagaaaaccaaagcCCTAAACAAGGTAACCCATAACGTAAAACTCAAGGAAAACAGAGTAACAAAGGTCACAGAGTGAAAGGAGGACATGGAAGATTAAGGGACACTCTGTTTCTGTGGTCTACGTTAGCCTAATCGCTTTTCAAGTCAAGTCAATGGAGTTATCGGTAGGTTGTCTTTTCATTCATTAAATTCTGCAAATCATCATAACATGCTTGGCTTTCGATGAGACACCTGCAAACGCTAGTTTGTTTCTTGACCACTTCAAGTCGTCGATATCCATGGCTCTTGTGAGAGCATCTGATTCACAAACCTCCTCTGTTTCCAGTACTTCTCGATATTGTCGTTATCATGTGTTCTAAAATGGTCTTGGTGCCAAAAGcccgaaaaagaaaaccaaagcCCTAAACAAGGTAACCCATAACGTAAAACTCAAGGAAAACAGAGTAACAAAGGTCACAGAGTGAAAGGAGGACATGGAAGATTAAGGGACACTCTGTTTCTGTGGTCTACGTTAGCCTAATCGCTTTTCAAGTCAAGTCAATGGAGTTATCGGTAGGTTGTCTTTTCATTCATTAAATTCTGCAAATCATCATAACATGCTTGGCTTTCGATGAGACACCTGCAAACGCTAGTTTGTTTCTTGACCACTTCAAGTCGTCGATATCCATGGCTCTTGTGAGAGCATCTGATCCACAAACCTCCTCTGTTTCCAGTACTTCTCGATATTGTCGTTATCATGTGTTCCTGAGTTTCAGAGGCCAAGACACTCGGAAGGCTTTCACTGACCACCTCTACACGGCCCTTGTCAACGCTGGATTTCGCACATTCCGAGATGACGATGAAGTCGAGAGAGGAGAAGGTATCGAGCTCGAACTGCAGAAAGCAATCAAACACTCAAGAACTTCTGTTATTATGTTCTCGAAAGACTACGCATCCTCCAGATGGTGCCTTGACGAGCTCGTCATGATCCTTGAACGCAAGAGGATCTCAGCGGACCATGTCGTTTTACCCGTCTTCTACGACGTGGATCCATCCGATGTGCGGAACCAGACAGGAAGTCTTGCGAAGGCATTTGCTAGACACCAAAAAACCCAACCGTCGAACAAAGTGAAGGAATGGAAGGAGGCACTTGCAGAGGTTGCAGATCTGGCAGGGATGGTCTTACCAAATCAAGCTAATGGGTAGTTTCATTCCTaccatttcttttatttacaAGTCTCTTTCTACAGTTGAAATACTGAAAAtggactttttcttttttgtaactCCTTCCGACGAGTTACTAATGGAgatttcatattatttttacttGTTTTACTTTAAAATGTATCTTCCTCAATATAAACTTAACAGTAAGAATATTCTACTAtccttaaaataaataaatcaaaattgagCACATATTTTGAATTCCATATGGATGACACGTCTAACTCATTTCTCATTTaagcaaatcaaacaaatcaaagttGGGTTGACGGATTGTACTATTGCAAGGATGTTTGATATACATTTTTCATTTGGATTGTAACTTTTCAGACGTGAGTCAAAGTTTATCAACAAGATTGTTCAAGTGATAGGAGAAAAACTAAGGCGTAGACCCCTAAGTGTTCCCCACATCATGATCGGAATGCAATCTCGAGTCAACGAACTTAATTTATGGTTACAAGATGGATCAGATGATGTCGGTATACTTGTAATTTATGGCATGAGTGGAATAGGGAAGACAACCATTGCAAAGTCTCTTTATAATACAAACTTCGGAAGATTTGAAGGAAGCAGCTTCATTGAAAACATTAGAGAAATTTCACAACAACCCAATGGCTTAgttcaaatacaaaaacaactTCTTTCTGACATTTTGAATgggagaaaaatgaaaataagcaGTGTTAGTGAGGGATTAATTAAGATTGAAGATGCAATAAGCTCTAAAAGGGTTCTTCTTGTTCTCgatgatgtggatcatatagACCAATTAGATGCAGTATTTCAAATGAAAGATCGATTTTATCCGAGAAGTAAAATCATCATAACAACTAGGCGTGCAAGATTGTTAAAGGCTCATCAAGTTACTAAGGTCTATGCAGTTGGAACTTTGACTCAAAAAGAATCATTGGAGCTCTTCAGTTGGCACGCTTTTGGCCAAGACCATCCTGTTGAAGATTACAAAGAATATTCAGAGAAGCTAGTCGATCATTGCGGAGGACTTCCATTAGCTCTCAAAGTTTTAGGTTCTTCTTTGTTGGGGGAAAGTGTATGTCTATGGAAAAGTGCATTGGAGAAGTTAGAAGTTATTCCAAATggtgaaataataaataaactaagAGTAAGCTATGACTGTTTGCAAGATGACCATGACCAAAAATTATTCCTCCACATTGCTTGTTTCTTTATCGGAATGGACAAAGATTACATTGCTAAAATACTAGATGGATGTGATTTCTATACAATTGTTGGCATTCAAAATCTCATCGATAGATGTTTGGTGATTATTGATGGATGGGACAAGGTGCAGATGCATGACCTGATTCGTGGAATGGGAAGAGAAATTGTTCGCCTAGAATCAAAGGAGCCTTGGAAGCGTAGTAGAGTATGGCATCATAAGGACTCTTTCAAAATCTTGACGGAAAAGAATGTAAGAAATATGCGTTCTATGTACacatatatgtttttcttcttgtaaatattttcgaaatgtttttctccttttcttttgtaggGTACGGAAACAATTGAAGGTCTTGTCCTCAACATGCACATGTGCCCTGCTATAAACTCAAATGAGAAAGTCTTGGAAACCAATGCATTTTCAAGGATGCGGGAACTAAAACTACTCCATCTTAGTCATGTACAACTTGACGGATCTTATGCAGAATTTTGTACAGAACTAAGATGGTTGTGTTGGACTAAGTTTCCTTTGGATTCTATACCCGTTGATTTTCCTTTGGAAAGCGTTATTATTCTTGAAATGCAATACAGCGGTCTGAGACAAGTATTCAAGGGAACAAAAGTATGTCACTCTCTAcccttttcaatttctttttcattttcattaggCTTTTAGTTTgataacaaattatatatttataacaaTTAACTCCCCgcattattttcttctgtACATTTTCCCCTACAGTATCTTCCGtccttgaagatccttgatctcAGCCGTTCTCATTCCCTTACAGAAACCATTGACTTCTCATATTGCCCAAATCTAGAGAAATTGGTTCTAGTAGACTGCACAAGCCTGATTTATGTCCATGGATCCATTGGAAACCTAGAGAGACTTATTTACTTGAATATGAAAGATTGCAAAAAGATTAGGATGCTTCCCAAGAACATTTGTATGCTAAAATCACTTGAAACATTTATTATATCTGGTTGCTCAAATCTAAAGAGTTATCAATTGAGATGTTGAGGAACATGGACTCGTTAAAAGTGCTTGAGACAGATGGAATTCCGATAAGTGAATTATGGCTAGAAAGAAGTTCGAGTATCTTGGGTTCTTTACCATGCTCTTTAGTAGAATTAAGTCTTTGGGGGTGCAATCTTTCGGATGATGCCTTTCCTATGGATTTTAGTCATTTGTCCTCATTGCAGAGACTAAATCTAGGGAATAATCCAATTGGTTGCCTGCCAAATTGTATCAAAGGATTAACAAGGCTCCATGAACTCTCTTTTTACAAGTGTACAAGTCTCAAATCGCTTCTCGGGTTACCAAAACTAAGCGACTTGGATATCACCGATTGCATatcattggaaaaaataaCGTATCAATACCTTTAGTTAGAGTCTGTCAAGCTTTGTGTTGCAACTACAACCTAGTTGAGTGGGAGTACAGGTACAAGTTACAACCCATTGGAGTGTAGATGTAGAAATGATCAACCTCTTGGGATTGTGCAACTTGTTGGAATCAATGGCACCCATTCGGATGCACAAACAACGCGcaatttttcaaaatgatgATCCAATTCCCGTCCAGGTGtgcgcctctctctctctctctctctctctctctctctctctctctctctctctctctctctctcacatatGATCGCAGGAAAGAGTTGACTAATATTGCCAGTTctattgcatatatataggGACTGTACGAACCTGGTATATTCAGCACATTTTTTGGTGGGAATAAGGTTCCAGGCAAATTCAGCCATAAAAGCACAGGGTCCTCAATATCTTTTACTGTGCCATTACTTGATAATCACAGAACTCGAGGCTTGATTGTCTTTGTTGTCTATATGAATGCTGGCTATGATTCTCCTCCTATTATCCACCACAATTATTTGTCACAAATAATAGTAAAAAATAAGAGCAACGGTCTGAGGGGGCGGTATTGCCCATCACGCTACGGTATTCCAGGTGAAGGAGAAGACATGATATGGTTAAGCCACTGGAATTTGGAGGATGATCAGTTACAAGGTGGGGATGAAGTGGTTGTTTCTGTAATTATGAAATCTGGGCTTCTGGTGAAGGAGTTGGGCATCCAACTTGTGCAGgtgcaagaagaagagaatcaTAATATGATGAGTATTTCCACAGATTCTTCTTATCATCATCAAACATGGTATAATAAGCGCCTTGGGGACTctgatgaagaagataagaGAGGTGTGATGTTTTATTGAcgcatttcataattttactCCAACTGTTtccaaatataaaacaaaataataaatgaatcTATATTTCGTTAGTCACCTATTCACAGGTCAGTCCCTATTCCTCTCTAATTTGTTGGGATTTTCACTTGTCTTGTTTATGTGTTTCCCAGAGGAGGTTTTCTCTCGTTTTGTATGTTTAccagacgaagaagaagagcaacaAGATGATATCACAGTTGCAACCACCACAGGCAGCAATAACTCAGGCGGCCTCCGTGGCTGGAAGGTGCTCGTCACCGCAGCTTGCTTCTTTCTCACCCTTACTCTCATCACTCGGTCTTCTCCCTCACTCAGAAAGAAGCAACCGTCCACAAACCCTGGATGAATTGTATGTACATCTCAACAGCAGACTATCTGTTTTCTCTTCTTAGAAGGCAACTTTTTCAGGTAATAAAAGGCTCTGATTCTGCGGATAACCAGATCAGAATCATCAAATAATATACTAGCAGTATATTTAGATTAATAACTGGAACAAGTATGCTAGAGCGTTCCTGTTATTTTGACTATTCATTGGATACAAGCCCATTCAGTTTCTGTTTACAACAAAGGGGCTTCTAATTCTGTGATTGGGCCATGATTGGACTGATTACTCAAGCCCAATTCTCTTTTTAATATATGGCTTTAACCCACCCCAGGTTCTGAAAGCCAATGATCTTTTGCACATGTGGATTGCTGGAAAAGGCTGAAGTGAGCTGGATGCCTGGCGCCAAGTTCAAAACAAAGTTGTTGGGGCCGATCAGAGcttaaacaaatattaaatcaGTAAATATTCCCTGGCGCCCATCTCTATATCCTTGCTTTTTCTTCCACTTTGGGAATAATTAGCAAGAAGACAGATTATTCAAATGATGGTCGGCGATATCCGACTCTCATCACCCAgtcatcatcatcttggaaCACTCAGCCTAAATTCTAAATCCTAAACCAAGAACCATAACTGTTTATTGCTGAACTGGCCTAAACAGGGTTTTTAGGTTCGATGTAGggttttttagggtttttattcCAGCCCGATTGGGTTTTCATAGGCCTGAATCACAATTTAGACCCGATTTCACCAAATCTTAGCCCAATCTAAGGCTATCATGGGCCCAATTTAGATTTTTGAGCCCAATCAAGGGTATATTGATCAAAACAttgatttttcagttttgtttttcttatttaaatcGTTGATTAACTCGCCCCACGTGTCAATTGGGCTAACttcaaaaaatcattaaaactCATCTGTGCTTTGAAAAGTTCACCAAAAATTACTCCGAACTTGTAATCATATGTACTTTTATCTCGTTACGTCCAAATCACATGTACTTTTTGTTAGATTAATTGGCATTGACTTTTGTTAGATTAATTGTGTAATTGATAtggattttgttcatatttgatatgAATTTGTATAATTGACAtgaattttgttcatattaatTGGTATATTATAAAGACTATAGTCTATTAGTTCTAGACGTAAAAatcttatttgttttttaattatgaatgacattagtattgtttaaattctAAGGATATTTAGTTGTCTGGATTTTTCTATTATTGAGTTTTTAGCCTTTTAAACATTGCTCCTCTCCTGAAAAATTCATGTTTAAGTTTCAAGCCCACTTAGGCAGATACAATCAAAACgattgaaaatgcaatttgATTGCATTTGTTGTTTTGAACTACATGAACTCTTAAAGATTGGATATAAACATATAAGTACACATTTAAAAGATTCATATATGGAGTATGAGATGCCCCAAAAAATTCTTTCAGTAATTGCTGGTAAAAGTTCAGGGTCGCCATCAGCTTGTGCACCAGCATCACATTGTGTCCCCTATTCAGAGTAAAGGAATACAATTAAtcattttgtgcaaataggAACATAACTTTCATGACATATGAAGGAGGAAATTAAAGCAAACCTAACAAGCACATCAAAGTAGGGATCACCAATGGGCCAGGCCAGGCCAGTCCATACTGAACGGGCTTTGGGTTGAATAGGGTTGGGATtcagagaggagagagaaaataacgAGTTGGTTTAGAGAATGTCACAAGGAGTtcatatgaatttttgttgtatttttctaaatttttaatttatttcttgtGAATTTTAGATAATTTTAtaggattttagtatgaaatattggctaagtatgaaaattggtttttcagaataagaaaacttaagataatttttggtggcttgtattccttacacatcaaataagaaaacttgattttatgggattttagtataaaGTATATATtcacttaatgagccatcatttttagcctaaattgtattttgcactaaagccgatttttcatattttgatttggtgggaatttgattttctagtttttttttttttaaaatccaaaaatgggtacttccttatttacaatGTAAACTTAATTACATTGGGCTTTTAATCTGAAAACCCCTCATTTGATGACTTTGTAGTGAAATCCAATCATTAAAACTATGCAATTGTTTAACCATTCCCTTTACGGTATAAACTTGGGTACAAACTTAAAGTGACCAACTTCTTTGACCAATTGATTTCGGATCAAGTCAAAAACTTGGttaacatcataatatggtagGAGGAGTCATTGAGTGACTTTTTACTGaaacttgggcaacatcataataaGCTCCAAAAGAGGATATGGAAGGCTAATGAGTGGCAAACAATTAAAAACActcaaacaaaatattaattaaaagatATAAGTAAGGCTAATGAGTCGCATAatatgtaacaccccgaccccaaatttccccaaatttaacctgtatttaattatttaagggtattttagtcatatttttagccggagagagtttgggaccgtgacttgtatttttggataggtcgtgctgagacgagttcatagacacgtaatGGGCTCgaattggagttgtaacgagagagatatggtcaaaagaaacccagtggcacaaccgtaaatatttcgaaatgggaatttttataaaaatctggtttttttctctctgtaagaacccaaaacaaaatatcaaaaagaaagaaaatatcttaaaaaggtaaggaaaatatcttttagcgaaatgaccaaattgccctcgcatattttaataggggaaaatttgactttttaatcgggaaagaatttgggaatttcgcctacgccattgcgtagagcgcggcgaaaggagttcgtagacacggagtagacccgaatcggagccgtaacgaagaagttatggtctaaaaatcgcgaggggcaaaatggtaatttggtcaaaaagtcagatttatatactcctctctctctcctcccccgtcagctctctctctcctcgcgatTTTGCCCAGCAGCCGACCTTCGCTCACTTTCGACGTCGCCACGGCCACCACACTTGgaaccgatctccgccgtgggtaccgttGGAACCGTGACTCAACCGCCGTTCTTTTCCGACCAACACCAGCCTCGGGGGTGCCGGAatctggccggaaaaccatgatTTCCGACGATggttcgtccgaatgccacccgaacttccagctcagatttctcctccgtttctccaccaaatcgatcgcgtaaggcaccaggagcccgacagaattttaaaaggagacctctgagggatcgaagtagctcggaccatctgtgagtggaccttctttcctaaatcagatttcataaatgttttgatgtgtttatatataaataagtcctataaatgagtttatattgattttatataaataagttttcagaatgaatttatttcaaaaagtttctttatttagtctttgagtaagttttattacgatTTCGAACATGATCAGTGcagtaacagttctataagtcggtgctgcttatttaccagttacagaaacagagtttgagttttgaatcagttaagaccgtagcacgacttgagttttacagttattattcagatatttcttttttaaaaggacattattttaaaaccacctcgtacccgtttttctttatggtgattacccagagtcggaccgatgtctacggacatccagtctgattatagttcagtcagtgcacttgacttgcctcacgagtttcggggacgctcggaccgtgagtgccaggatttgcggctcggcagacttggtgtcccgagacctgccaggattgcggctcggctgactttatgtccccgagacctgccaggattgcggatcaggctgactacggtcccctgcaccctgccagagcgactcgagttgacttggtgtcatcgaggaatctcccggcgggacaggctgatcatagtcccctgatttcgccagtttgcggctcgggtaagtctgtgtgacgcccgagacctgccagggaattgacggaaatgacaggggtacatactggtggtattttcaaaggattctgagtttctttattaaatgttgattttcagctattataaatcagtttttctgatttttcggacatagatccctttatatttattcagttatgaaaggtctgagtacagagtttttatacgcgtttgagttcagtacttttatgaaagctttgaattcagtggtttttgttatgaaactttcgagcttgaatatgactgatatagaatgccttgaattgactatgcgtgatgtagaaagtatgtattcagttttatttagttaaatttctttttacaatgggggatattatgtttatgagaattgctttgaagaacattatttttggtccactcacatttttttcaaactgtttttcgcccccaggccatagaggtacgcgggatccaccaccgggccagtcatagcttccgcaccaccaagtaaggtagcgttgtagaaaatcctttaaacccTGAGGActtgagaatatgctctgatatccagtCGAAATTTTGGTGTTTAGAATCGAATTGATTACTAGAAatattctggctgttgggtgaaatatttgagactgtttgacaggtgaaaaattttgggatttgccaaaatacaggggagactctgccgaattttcggcagaagtctaatgaaattttaaagagaaattgaaataagaagggtgaaaaggtcatttgtgcccgacattcgccaggtgtcggacacgcacaggacttggctctaattccaaagtggaaattaggtcgggtcctgtcactctctctctctctcccgtcggccctctctctctctctctctctctctctctctcttcgtatctccggccaccggccgcggctgcggtcgggaccggtgccaaaaggaCCGGCTCGGCCC
The Prunus dulcis chromosome 2, ALMONDv2, whole genome shotgun sequence DNA segment above includes these coding regions:
- the LOC117618199 gene encoding disease resistance protein RUN1-like; the encoded protein is MALVRASDPQTSSVSSTSRYCRYHVFLSFRGQDTRKAFTDHLYTALVNAGFRTFRDDDEVERGEGIELELQKAIKHSRTSVIMFSKDYASSRWCLDELVMILERKRISADHVVLPVFYDVDPSDVRNQTGSLAKAFARHQKTQPSNKVKEWKEALAEVADLAGMVLPNQANGRESKFINKIVQVIGEKLRRRPLSVPHIMIGMQSRVNELNLWLQDGSDDVGILVIYGMSGIGKTTIAKSLYNTNFGRFEGSSFIENIREISQQPNGLVQIQKQLLSDILNGRKMKISSVSEGLIKIEDAISSKRVLLVLDDVDHIDQLDAVFQMKDRFYPRSKIIITTRRARLLKAHQVTKVYAVGTLTQKESLELFSWHAFGQDHPVEDYKEYSEKLVDHCGGLPLALKVLGSSLLGESVCLWKSALEKLEVIPNGEIINKLRVSYDCLQDDHDQKLFLHIACFFIGMDKDYIAKILDGCDFYTIVGIQNLIDRCLVIIDGWDKVQMHDLIRGMGREIVRLESKEPWKRSRVWHHKDSFKILTEKNGTETIEGLVLNMHMCPAINSNEKVLETNAFSRMRELKLLHLSHVQLDGSYAEFCTELRWLCWTKFPLDSIPVDFPLESVIILEMQYSGLRQVFKGTKVQVTTHWSVDVEMINLLGLCNLLESMAPIRMHKQRAIFQNDDPIPVQGLYEPGIFSTFFGGNKVPGKFSHKSTGSSISFTVPLLDNHRTRGLIVFVVYMNAGYDSPPIIHHNYLSQIIVKNKSNGLRGRYCPSRYGIPGEGEDMIWLSHWNLEDDQLQGGDEVVVSVIMKSGLLVKELGIQLVQVQEEENHNMMSISTDSSYHHQTWYNKRLGDSDEEDKREEVFSRFVCLPDEEEEQQDDITVATTTGSNNSGGLRGWKVLVTAACFFLTLTLITRSSPSLRKKQPSTNPG